In Pseudomonas sp. ADAK18, a single window of DNA contains:
- a CDS encoding class I SAM-dependent methyltransferase produces the protein MDPRSEVLLRQAELFQGDLLLVGLPADDLLGRLPNAHGWCWHAGDQAALDARFAERSHFGVTVPERSFDSVVVFLPKSKDLADYLLNAVAARLPGKELYLVGEKKGGIESAAKQLIPFGKPRKLDNARHCQLWQVTVVNAPQAVELESLAEVFDVPLADGPLKVVSLPGVFSHGRLDRGTELLLEHLDKLPSGHLLDFGCGAGVLGAAVKRRYPHNTVTLLDVDAFAAASSRLTLAANGLEAEVLTGDGIDAAPMGLNTILSNPPFHVGVHTDYHATENLLRKAAKHLAKGGELRLVANSFLKYQPLIEEHLGVCAIKAEGQGFRIYRAKRP, from the coding sequence ATGGATCCGCGCAGTGAAGTACTGCTTCGTCAGGCCGAACTTTTTCAAGGTGACTTGCTGCTGGTGGGGTTGCCCGCCGACGACCTGCTGGGTCGTCTGCCCAATGCCCATGGCTGGTGCTGGCATGCCGGCGATCAGGCTGCGCTCGACGCGCGTTTCGCCGAGCGCAGCCATTTTGGCGTGACCGTGCCCGAGCGTTCATTCGACTCGGTCGTCGTGTTCCTGCCCAAGTCCAAAGACCTGGCCGACTACCTGCTCAATGCCGTGGCCGCACGCTTGCCCGGCAAAGAGCTGTATCTGGTAGGGGAAAAAAAGGGCGGCATCGAAAGCGCCGCCAAACAACTGATCCCCTTTGGTAAACCCCGCAAGCTCGACAACGCGCGGCACTGCCAGTTGTGGCAGGTCACTGTGGTCAACGCCCCGCAAGCTGTAGAGCTGGAAAGCCTGGCCGAGGTTTTCGACGTACCACTGGCCGACGGGCCACTCAAGGTCGTGAGCCTACCGGGAGTGTTCAGCCACGGTCGTCTTGATCGCGGCACCGAACTGCTGCTGGAGCATCTGGATAAATTGCCGAGCGGGCATTTGCTGGACTTCGGCTGTGGTGCTGGCGTACTGGGCGCGGCGGTCAAACGGCGTTATCCCCACAACACCGTCACCCTGCTGGATGTGGACGCCTTTGCAGCTGCCAGCAGTCGCCTGACGTTGGCTGCCAATGGCCTGGAGGCTGAGGTGTTGACCGGTGATGGCATCGACGCCGCGCCAATGGGTCTGAACACGATTTTGAGCAATCCGCCGTTCCATGTCGGGGTGCATACCGATTATCACGCCACCGAGAACTTGCTGCGAAAAGCGGCAAAACATCTGGCAAAAGGCGGCGAACTACGACTCGTGGCCAACAGCTTCCTGAAGTACCAGCCACTGATCGAAGAGCACTTGGGCGTGTGCGCAATCAAGGCCGAAGGCCAGGGTTTTCGCATTTACCGTGCCAAGCGCCCTTGA
- a CDS encoding TMEM165/GDT1 family protein — MLDSLLVPTAIVALAEIGDKTQLLALVLAARFRKPWPIIAGIVAATLANHAAAGAVGAWFGSFFSNAMLHWILAASFCATALWTLVPDKLDDDETSTTRKFGPFLTTLIAFFLAEIGDKTQIATVMLAAQYPELWLVIIGTTLGMLIANVPVVLAGNFAADKLPLTLIRRLAATAFFILAIVAVYKAMQSSGWL; from the coding sequence ATGCTGGATTCTCTGCTCGTCCCTACCGCAATCGTTGCCTTGGCCGAAATTGGCGACAAGACGCAACTGCTCGCCCTCGTTCTCGCTGCACGCTTTCGCAAACCCTGGCCGATCATCGCCGGCATCGTTGCTGCGACCCTGGCCAACCATGCGGCCGCTGGTGCCGTAGGCGCCTGGTTTGGCAGCTTCTTCTCAAATGCGATGCTGCACTGGATTCTCGCCGCGAGCTTTTGCGCCACGGCCCTGTGGACCTTGGTGCCCGACAAACTCGACGATGACGAAACCAGTACCACTCGCAAGTTCGGGCCATTCCTGACCACGCTGATTGCATTCTTCCTGGCGGAGATCGGTGACAAGACACAGATCGCTACCGTCATGCTGGCGGCGCAATACCCGGAACTGTGGCTGGTGATTATCGGTACGACGCTGGGCATGCTGATTGCCAACGTGCCGGTGGTACTGGCGGGGAATTTTGCGGCGGATAAATTGCCATTAACGTTGATTCGTCGCTTGGCGGCCACGGCATTTTTCATTCTGGCAATCGTTGCTGTCTACAAGGCCATGCAGAGCAGCGGCTGGCTGTAA
- a CDS encoding M48 family metallopeptidase, with protein MKKSLAVCALGAAVLLAGCQSVNTTSGGAVGVERKQYMFSMLSSQEVDQMYAQSYQQTLGDAGGKGLVDKTSANAKRVQAIAKRLIAQAPTFRPDAAQWKWEVNLIKSDEINANCGPGGKIFVYSALIDNLKLTDDELAAVMGHEIAHALREHGREAMSKAYGIQMAKQGAGALFGLGQDSLALADTVANYGMTLPNSRSNENEADLIGLELSARAGYNPNAAITLWNKMAKASEGAPPEFMSTHPASESRIASLQAAIPKVMPLYQQAKKS; from the coding sequence ATGAAGAAATCATTAGCGGTATGTGCATTGGGCGCGGCGGTGCTGCTGGCCGGTTGTCAGTCGGTCAACACCACCAGCGGCGGTGCTGTGGGCGTTGAGCGCAAGCAGTACATGTTCAGCATGTTGTCGAGCCAGGAAGTCGACCAGATGTATGCACAGTCCTACCAGCAGACGTTGGGGGACGCCGGCGGCAAGGGCTTGGTGGACAAGACCAGTGCCAACGCCAAGCGCGTGCAGGCGATTGCCAAGCGCCTGATTGCCCAGGCACCGACCTTCCGTCCGGACGCAGCCCAGTGGAAGTGGGAAGTGAACCTGATCAAAAGCGATGAGATCAACGCCAACTGCGGGCCTGGCGGCAAGATCTTTGTCTACAGCGCGTTGATCGACAACCTCAAGCTGACGGATGACGAACTTGCCGCAGTGATGGGCCATGAAATTGCCCACGCTTTGCGTGAGCATGGCCGCGAAGCCATGTCCAAGGCCTACGGCATCCAGATGGCCAAGCAGGGCGCCGGTGCGTTGTTCGGCCTGGGCCAGGATAGCCTGGCGCTGGCTGATACTGTGGCCAACTACGGCATGACCTTGCCCAACAGTCGCAGCAATGAAAACGAAGCTGACCTGATCGGGCTGGAGTTGTCAGCGCGGGCCGGTTACAACCCGAACGCGGCGATCACCCTGTGGAACAAAATGGCCAAGGCCTCCGAAGGGGCGCCACCTGAGTTCATGAGCACCCACCCGGCCTCCGAGAGCCGGATCGCCTCGTTGCAGGCGGCGATTCCGAAGGTGATGCCGTTGTATCAGCAGGCCAAGAAGTCCTGA
- a CDS encoding SOS response-associated peptidase, translating into MCGRYALFRWNPAFAALPGFPADQQAQWNISPNDSVLIQRTTDGQRTLARARWGLTPPWLTDLSRTPAHARAETLAEQPMFREAFRQRRCLLPANGFYEWRGTQRKRPYWLTPGEGSTLFFAAIWEAYPVQEQVWLSTAVVTQAAQSQRRPLILDAAGQEAWLDPETPLHTLQALLASEPAALRERVLANMVNDPKLNGPECLTPG; encoded by the coding sequence ATGTGTGGACGTTATGCCCTGTTTCGCTGGAACCCCGCGTTTGCTGCCTTGCCGGGCTTTCCGGCGGACCAACAAGCCCAGTGGAATATTTCCCCTAATGATTCGGTATTGATCCAACGCACCACCGACGGCCAGCGCACCCTGGCGCGAGCACGTTGGGGGCTCACGCCACCATGGCTCACGGATTTGTCCCGCACCCCGGCCCATGCCCGGGCGGAAACCCTGGCCGAGCAACCGATGTTTCGCGAAGCGTTCCGTCAGCGGCGCTGCCTGTTGCCGGCCAACGGGTTCTACGAATGGCGCGGTACCCAGCGCAAGCGGCCGTACTGGCTGACGCCGGGCGAGGGTTCGACGCTGTTCTTTGCGGCGATTTGGGAAGCTTATCCGGTGCAGGAGCAGGTGTGGTTGAGTACGGCGGTGGTAACCCAGGCCGCGCAGAGTCAGCGGCGACCGTTGATTCTCGATGCGGCGGGGCAAGAGGCGTGGCTTGATCCCGAGACCCCGTTGCATACCTTGCAGGCACTATTGGCCAGTGAGCCTGCGGCGTTGCGCGAGCGGGTGTTGGCCAATATGGTCAACGACCCGAAACTCAATGGGCCGGAGTGTTTGACGCCGGGTTAA
- a CDS encoding DUF2007 domain-containing protein gives MQRIYEPENLMEGELLQHMLASEGIKAHLVGRDLLGGVGELPVFGLLALSVEDEQADYARELITAYNGALPVPGDEPDSFPDVLVC, from the coding sequence ATGCAGCGAATCTACGAGCCGGAAAACCTGATGGAGGGCGAACTGCTCCAGCACATGCTCGCCAGTGAGGGGATCAAGGCACACTTGGTGGGCCGTGATTTACTCGGTGGTGTGGGGGAGTTGCCGGTGTTTGGCCTGCTGGCGCTGTCGGTCGAGGACGAGCAGGCTGACTACGCTCGGGAGCTGATCACCGCCTACAATGGCGCGCTGCCTGTGCCTGGAGATGAACCCGACAGCTTTCCTGACGTGCTGGTCTGTTAG
- a CDS encoding CPXCG motif-containing cysteine-rich protein yields MLETEAYDCPYCGEPAEAVLDLSGGDQTYIEDCPVCCRPIIFDLQVHDDEWMLNVRSENE; encoded by the coding sequence ATGCTGGAGACCGAGGCGTACGATTGTCCTTATTGTGGTGAGCCGGCGGAGGCAGTGCTGGATCTGTCCGGTGGTGATCAGACTTATATAGAAGATTGCCCGGTGTGCTGCCGGCCCATCATTTTCGACCTGCAGGTTCACGATGACGAATGGATGCTCAACGTGCGCAGCGAGAACGAATAA
- a CDS encoding 1-acyl-sn-glycerol-3-phosphate acyltransferase, which yields MMGEFDTIRPYNDSEVPAVLARLFSDKAFLDILTHFRFPRFAGAFGWLLKPLISHRLRREFAGVTTVATLQDKVEYYVDHTIDRATDGVTYTGVEQLKSGMAYLFLANHRDIVMDPAFVNYAVYHAGLPTPRIAIGDNLLQKPFVSDLMRLNKSFIVHRSITGRREKMAAYQLLSAYINHSIRNDGQSIWIAQAEGRAKDGDDRTESAILKMFHMSRKEEPFAEVIQSLNLTPVSISYEYDPCDAAKARELYIRATTGTYTKAAGEDDVSIALGITGYKGRVHINFALPITERFEDTKLLAIEMDRQILGGYRLFPVHYLAYAQWSDADPQLQVPTAAELFPAEELAKAKAEWERRLNACPAEHRPYLVQQYATPVKNQYRVKAGIAL from the coding sequence ATGATGGGCGAATTCGATACCATCCGACCTTACAACGACAGCGAAGTCCCGGCAGTGCTGGCCCGGCTGTTCAGTGACAAGGCCTTTCTGGACATCCTGACCCACTTTCGCTTCCCGCGCTTTGCCGGCGCCTTTGGCTGGCTGCTCAAGCCCCTGATCAGTCACCGCCTGCGCCGTGAGTTCGCCGGCGTGACCACCGTGGCCACCCTGCAAGACAAAGTCGAGTACTACGTCGACCATACCATTGACCGGGCCACCGACGGCGTGACCTATACCGGCGTCGAACAACTCAAGTCCGGCATGGCCTATCTGTTTCTGGCCAACCACCGCGACATCGTGATGGACCCGGCCTTCGTCAACTATGCGGTCTACCATGCCGGCCTGCCGACTCCACGCATTGCCATTGGCGACAACCTGCTGCAAAAGCCCTTCGTCAGCGACCTGATGCGCTTGAACAAGAGCTTTATCGTGCACCGCTCCATTACCGGGCGGCGCGAGAAGATGGCGGCGTATCAGTTGCTCTCGGCCTACATCAACCATTCGATTCGCAACGACGGCCAGTCGATCTGGATCGCCCAGGCTGAAGGCCGTGCCAAGGATGGGGATGATCGCACCGAATCAGCGATCCTCAAGATGTTCCACATGAGTCGCAAGGAAGAGCCGTTTGCCGAGGTCATCCAGTCGTTGAACCTGACGCCAGTGTCCATCAGCTACGAATACGATCCGTGCGATGCGGCCAAGGCCCGCGAGTTGTACATCCGCGCGACTACCGGCACGTACACCAAGGCAGCGGGTGAGGACGATGTGAGCATTGCCCTGGGCATCACCGGCTACAAGGGCCGGGTTCATATCAACTTCGCACTGCCGATCACCGAGCGCTTTGAAGATACCAAGCTGTTGGCCATCGAGATGGACCGGCAGATCCTCGGCGGTTATCGCCTGTTTCCGGTGCACTATCTGGCGTACGCCCAGTGGAGCGACGCCGACCCGCAATTGCAGGTGCCAACCGCAGCCGAGCTGTTCCCGGCCGAGGAGTTGGCCAAGGCAAAAGCAGAATGGGAGCGGCGGCTGAATGCCTGCCCGGCGGAACATCGGCCGTATCTGGTGCAGCAATATGCGACACCGGTAAAGAACCAGTATCGGGTCAAGGCAGGGATTGCACTGTAA
- a CDS encoding YajG family lipoprotein: protein MLQRLLFGLITVTSLTLVGCAHSPQQLSPQPKITTPLAAVGHGQPVSVRVVDGRPSPTLGTRGGLYPETSAITVTGADVLPKLQAQAEAAVRLLGFTPTSNSPGAPQLTVTLAELKYQSPKEGLYVTEATIGATFKSDVSAGTRRYSGRYAASLDQRFGMAPNQETNTKLVGDVLSDALTRLFKDPSISQLLSSQ from the coding sequence ATGTTGCAACGCCTGTTGTTCGGTTTGATCACTGTGACCAGTTTGACCCTGGTTGGCTGCGCCCACAGCCCGCAACAACTCAGCCCGCAACCGAAAATCACCACCCCACTGGCAGCCGTCGGCCATGGCCAACCGGTGTCGGTACGTGTGGTTGATGGCCGTCCGTCGCCGACCCTCGGCACCCGCGGTGGCCTGTACCCGGAAACCAGCGCTATCACGGTGACCGGTGCCGACGTGCTGCCCAAGCTGCAAGCCCAGGCCGAAGCGGCTGTACGCCTGTTGGGGTTCACCCCGACCAGTAACTCCCCGGGTGCCCCGCAATTGACCGTGACCCTGGCCGAGCTGAAGTATCAGTCGCCCAAGGAAGGCTTGTACGTGACTGAGGCCACCATCGGTGCGACCTTCAAATCCGATGTGTCTGCGGGCACCCGTCGCTACAGCGGCCGCTACGCTGCGTCCCTGGACCAGCGCTTTGGCATGGCGCCGAACCAGGAAACCAATACCAAGCTGGTCGGCGATGTCCTGAGTGACGCCCTGACTCGCCTGTTCAAGGATCCGAGCATCAGCCAGCTCCTCAGCTCGCAATAA
- the mqo gene encoding malate dehydrogenase (quinone) — protein MAHNEAVDVVLVGAGIMSATLAVLLKELDPGLKLEVVELMDSGAAESSNPWNNAGTGHAGLCELNYTPEAADGSIDIKKAVHINTQFEVSKQFWAYLTKKGTFGSSKSFISPVPHLSFVQGEKGVSFLKKRFEALSQHHAFSDMHYTEDRSEMAEWMPLMMPGRPLDEKNAATRVMNGTDVNFGALTNQLLSHLTSSADAQVKYSKRVTGLKRNGAGWTVSIKDVNSGNSRDVDAKFVFLGAGGAALPLLQASGIEESKGFGGFPVSGQWLRCDNPEVVKHHQAKVYSQAAVGSPPMSVPHLDTRVVDGNKSLLFGPYAGFTTKFLKHGSFLDLPMSVRAGNIGPMLAVARDNMDLTKYLVSEVMQSMEQRLESLRRFYPEAKAEDWRLEVAGQRVQIIKKDPKKGGVLQFGTELVASKDGSLAALLGASPGASVTVSIMLELIERCFPAKAAGEWATKLQEIFPAREKILETDAALYHKINTQNNISLELVDAGASLLAKNVNDDAARLV, from the coding sequence ATGGCGCATAACGAAGCAGTCGACGTAGTACTGGTAGGTGCGGGCATCATGAGTGCCACCCTTGCCGTACTGCTCAAAGAGCTCGACCCCGGCCTCAAGCTGGAAGTCGTTGAGCTGATGGATTCGGGTGCCGCGGAAAGTTCCAACCCGTGGAACAACGCCGGTACCGGCCACGCCGGGCTGTGTGAGCTGAACTACACGCCTGAAGCTGCCGATGGTTCCATCGACATCAAAAAAGCCGTGCACATCAACACTCAGTTCGAGGTGTCGAAGCAGTTCTGGGCGTACCTGACCAAGAAAGGCACCTTTGGCTCGTCCAAATCCTTCATCAGTCCGGTGCCGCACCTGAGCTTTGTGCAGGGCGAAAAAGGCGTGTCGTTCCTCAAGAAGCGCTTTGAAGCACTCAGCCAGCACCACGCCTTTTCGGATATGCACTACACCGAAGACCGTAGCGAGATGGCCGAGTGGATGCCGTTAATGATGCCCGGCCGCCCGCTGGACGAAAAAAACGCTGCCACCCGCGTGATGAACGGCACCGACGTCAACTTTGGCGCCCTGACCAATCAGTTGCTGTCGCACCTGACCAGTTCGGCAGATGCCCAGGTCAAGTACAGCAAGCGCGTCACCGGCCTCAAGCGCAACGGCGCCGGCTGGACCGTGAGCATCAAGGACGTCAACAGCGGCAATTCCCGTGATGTCGACGCCAAGTTCGTGTTCCTGGGTGCCGGCGGCGCGGCCCTGCCGCTGCTGCAAGCGTCGGGCATCGAAGAAAGCAAAGGCTTCGGCGGCTTCCCGGTCAGCGGCCAGTGGCTGCGTTGCGATAATCCGGAAGTGGTCAAGCACCACCAGGCCAAGGTCTACAGCCAGGCCGCCGTGGGTTCGCCACCGATGTCTGTGCCGCACCTCGACACTCGCGTAGTCGACGGCAACAAGTCCCTGCTGTTCGGGCCATACGCCGGCTTCACCACCAAGTTCCTCAAGCATGGCTCGTTCCTCGACCTGCCGATGTCGGTTCGCGCCGGCAACATTGGTCCGATGCTGGCGGTGGCCCGGGACAACATGGACTTGACCAAGTACCTGGTCAGCGAAGTCATGCAGTCCATGGAGCAACGCCTGGAGTCCCTGCGTCGCTTCTACCCCGAGGCGAAAGCCGAAGACTGGCGCCTGGAAGTGGCCGGCCAACGGGTGCAGATCATCAAGAAAGACCCGAAGAAAGGCGGTGTGCTGCAATTCGGTACCGAACTGGTTGCGTCCAAGGACGGTTCGCTGGCTGCATTGCTAGGCGCTTCCCCTGGTGCTTCGGTGACCGTCTCGATCATGCTGGAACTGATCGAACGTTGCTTCCCAGCCAAGGCTGCTGGCGAGTGGGCCACCAAACTGCAGGAAATCTTCCCGGCAAGGGAAAAAATCCTGGAGACCGATGCGGCGCTGTATCACAAGATCAACACGCAGAACAACATCAGCCTGGAACTGGTTGATGCAGGAGCGAGCTTGCTCGCGAAAAACGTTAACGATGACGCAGCACGCCTGGTTTAA
- a CDS encoding PA4642 family protein, with translation MRKDKKQVIGDEIGDEQIKLFLDFEPVDATSPSLHKLIKAYRGLRIDDFERFVGFFKEAGLDLDGQDEHGLTFVEVIKDQRNAAEYIELIEKARG, from the coding sequence ATGCGTAAAGATAAGAAACAGGTGATTGGTGATGAGATCGGCGATGAGCAGATCAAGCTGTTCCTGGATTTCGAACCGGTAGACGCCACTTCGCCGTCCCTGCACAAACTGATCAAGGCTTATCGTGGCCTGCGTATCGACGACTTCGAGCGCTTTGTGGGTTTCTTCAAGGAAGCCGGCCTGGATCTGGATGGCCAGGATGAGCATGGCCTGACGTTCGTTGAAGTGATCAAGGACCAGCGCAACGCCGCCGAGTATATCGAGCTGATCGAAAAAGCCCGCGGCTGA
- a CDS encoding WbuC family cupin fold metalloprotein, with translation MASFLDQSLFAELAEKAANSPRGRHHHNFHQMEEPCHRMAVGLQTSTYVPPHRHLSADKAETLLVLKGCLGLLIFSETGEVLAKRVMQAGGECQGVDLPPGVFHGVVVLEPNTVMFECKAGPYRPVGEGELASWAPREGDAEVAEYQRWMLAQFD, from the coding sequence ATGGCCAGCTTTCTTGATCAGTCGCTGTTTGCCGAGTTGGCCGAGAAAGCGGCCAACAGCCCGCGTGGCCGGCATCACCATAACTTCCATCAGATGGAAGAACCGTGCCATCGCATGGCGGTGGGCCTGCAAACCTCGACTTATGTGCCGCCGCATCGCCACCTGAGTGCCGACAAGGCGGAAACCTTGTTGGTGCTCAAGGGCTGCCTGGGTCTGTTGATTTTCAGTGAGACCGGTGAAGTGCTGGCCAAGCGCGTGATGCAGGCCGGTGGTGAATGCCAGGGTGTCGATTTGCCGCCGGGGGTGTTCCACGGCGTGGTGGTGCTGGAGCCAAATACCGTGATGTTCGAATGCAAGGCGGGGCCTTATCGGCCAGTCGGCGAGGGCGAACTGGCGAGTTGGGCGCCTCGAGAAGGTGATGCCGAAGTGGCTGAGTATCAGCGCTGGATGCTTGCCCAGTTCGATTGA
- a CDS encoding hypoxanthine-guanine phosphoribosyltransferase — protein sequence MSADLEHIRQIMREADCLYTESQVEEAIAKVGAHITREMADTNPVVFCVMNGGLIFAGKLLTHLQFPLEVSYLHATRYRNETSGGDLFWKAKPEVSFIDRDVLIIDDILDEGHTLGAIIDFCKHAGARKVHTAVLIDKDHDRKARPDLKADYVGLPCIDRYIFGYGMDYKGYWRNANGIYAVKGM from the coding sequence ATGTCCGCTGATCTCGAGCATATCCGTCAAATCATGCGAGAGGCTGACTGCCTGTACACCGAATCGCAAGTCGAAGAGGCAATCGCCAAGGTCGGCGCTCACATCACTCGCGAAATGGCCGACACCAACCCGGTGGTCTTTTGTGTGATGAACGGTGGTCTGATTTTCGCCGGGAAATTGCTGACTCATCTGCAATTTCCCTTGGAAGTGTCCTACCTGCACGCCACCCGTTATCGCAACGAAACCAGCGGCGGCGACCTATTCTGGAAGGCCAAGCCCGAAGTATCGTTCATCGACCGCGACGTGCTGATCATCGACGACATCCTCGATGAAGGTCATACCCTGGGTGCGATCATCGACTTCTGCAAACACGCGGGCGCCCGTAAAGTGCACACCGCCGTGTTGATCGACAAGGACCATGACCGCAAAGCCCGTCCGGACCTGAAAGCCGACTATGTTGGCTTGCCGTGCATCGACCGCTACATCTTCGGTTATGGCATGGACTACAAGGGTTACTGGCGCAACGCCAACGGCATTTATGCCGTCAAGGGGATGTAA
- the upp gene encoding uracil phosphoribosyltransferase: MPIREIRHPLIRHKLGLMRRADISTKNFRELAQEVGALLTYEATKDLPLENYEIDGWCGPVQVEKIAGKKITVVPILRAGIGMLEGVLSLIPGAKVSAVGVARNEETLQAHTYLEKLVPEIDERLAMIIDPMLATGSSMVATIDLLKKAGCKDIRAMVLVAAPEGIAAVEKAHPDVVIYTASIDERLNEHGYIIPGLGDAGDKIFGTKQKDA; this comes from the coding sequence ATGCCCATCCGTGAGATCCGCCATCCGCTGATCCGACACAAGCTCGGCCTCATGCGCCGCGCCGACATTAGCACGAAGAACTTCCGTGAGCTTGCTCAGGAAGTCGGAGCGTTGCTCACCTACGAGGCGACTAAAGACTTGCCTCTGGAAAACTACGAGATCGACGGTTGGTGTGGTCCCGTCCAGGTCGAGAAAATCGCCGGTAAGAAAATTACCGTGGTGCCGATCCTGCGCGCCGGCATCGGCATGCTCGAAGGTGTGCTGAGCCTGATCCCGGGCGCCAAGGTCAGCGCCGTGGGCGTGGCCCGCAATGAAGAAACCCTGCAGGCTCACACTTACCTGGAAAAACTGGTTCCGGAAATCGACGAACGCCTGGCCATGATCATCGACCCGATGCTCGCTACCGGCAGCTCCATGGTCGCCACCATCGACCTGCTGAAGAAAGCCGGTTGCAAGGACATCCGCGCAATGGTGCTGGTAGCCGCACCCGAAGGCATCGCCGCCGTCGAGAAAGCTCACCCGGACGTGGTGATCTACACCGCCTCCATCGATGAGCGCCTGAACGAACACGGCTACATCATCCCAGGCCTGGGCGATGCCGGTGACAAGATCTTCGGCACCAAGCAGAAGGACGCGTGA
- a CDS encoding uracil-xanthine permease family protein, which translates to MQDEFNDPLWRQILSGAQMLFVAFGALVLMPLITGLDPNVALFTAGLGTLLFQIVTGRQVPVFLASSFAFITPIILAKGQFGLAATMGGVMAAGFVYTFLGLAVKVKGTGFIDRLLPPVVIGPVIISIGLAMAPIAANMAMGKAGDGSELIHYQTAMLISMPALLTTLIVAVFGKGIFRLVPIISGVLVGFAMSFYFGVVDTAKIAAAPWFALPHFTAPEFNWQAILFIVPVALAPAIEHIGGVIAVGSVTGRDYLKKPGLHRTLLGDGIATTAAGMLGGPPNTTYAEVTGAVMLTKNYNPKIMTWAAVFAITLAFIGKFGALLQSIPVPVMGGILCLLFGSIAAVGMNTLIRHKIDLGEARNLVIVSVTLVFGIGGVLVGTGTGPDDFGLKGIALCAVVAIALNLLLPGNDGWKNKKPDEPLL; encoded by the coding sequence ATGCAGGATGAATTCAACGACCCGCTTTGGCGCCAGATCCTGTCTGGCGCACAGATGCTCTTCGTGGCATTTGGCGCGTTGGTGTTGATGCCGCTGATCACAGGTCTGGATCCGAACGTCGCACTGTTTACCGCAGGCCTGGGCACGCTGTTGTTCCAGATAGTCACCGGGCGTCAGGTGCCGGTGTTCCTGGCCTCGAGCTTTGCCTTTATCACCCCGATCATTCTCGCCAAGGGCCAATTCGGCCTCGCGGCGACCATGGGCGGCGTGATGGCGGCCGGTTTCGTTTATACCTTCCTGGGCCTTGCGGTTAAGGTCAAGGGCACCGGTTTCATCGACCGGCTGCTGCCGCCGGTGGTCATCGGGCCGGTCATTATCTCCATCGGCCTGGCCATGGCGCCGATTGCCGCCAACATGGCCATGGGTAAAGCCGGTGACGGCTCCGAGCTGATTCACTACCAGACGGCAATGCTGATCTCGATGCCGGCGCTGCTGACCACATTGATCGTGGCGGTGTTCGGCAAAGGTATTTTCCGCCTGGTGCCAATCATCTCCGGCGTGCTGGTGGGTTTTGCCATGTCGTTCTACTTTGGCGTGGTCGACACGGCAAAGATTGCGGCGGCACCCTGGTTCGCCCTGCCCCACTTCACCGCACCGGAGTTCAACTGGCAGGCGATTCTGTTTATCGTCCCGGTGGCCTTGGCGCCAGCCATCGAACACATCGGTGGCGTGATCGCCGTCGGCAGTGTGACCGGTCGCGACTACCTGAAAAAACCCGGCCTGCATCGCACGTTGCTGGGTGACGGTATCGCCACTACCGCTGCTGGCATGCTCGGCGGCCCACCCAACACCACCTACGCCGAAGTAACGGGCGCCGTGATGCTGACCAAGAACTACAACCCGAAGATCATGACCTGGGCGGCAGTGTTTGCCATCACCCTGGCGTTTATCGGCAAGTTCGGCGCGTTGCTGCAAAGCATTCCGGTGCCGGTAATGGGCGGGATTCTGTGCCTGCTGTTCGGCTCGATTGCCGCGGTGGGGATGAACACGCTGATCCGTCACAAGATCGACTTGGGGGAAGCACGCAATCTGGTGATTGTGTCGGTGACCCTGGTGTTCGGGATTGGTGGTGTGCTGGTCGGCACCGGCACGGGTCCGGACGACTTCGGCCTGAAGGGCATCGCCCTGTGTGCGGTGGTAGCGATTGCCTTGAATCTGCTGCTGCCGGGCAATGATGGCTGGAAGAACAAGAAGCCGGATGAGCCGTTGCTCTAG